One genomic window of Bactrocera dorsalis isolate Fly_Bdor chromosome 4, ASM2337382v1, whole genome shotgun sequence includes the following:
- the LOC105227369 gene encoding achaete-scute complex protein T3, protein MASVCMTQTGYQQQQHHFQMLNGNIMLLQKAQQQQQQLQQQTIQQTAALYQTKKQQSIAPAPKVLGSSNLHNIQMGPGAGDDLLPRKKYTYMNMPYGEQLPSVARRNARERNRVKQVNNGFANLRQHLPQTVINTLSHGGRGASKKLSKVDTLRIAVEYIRGLQDMLEESQPSSASNMQAGTALCDESSNDGSNYGYSSMGSPSDVAFNQLQRSYHSEASVSPAPSYSGDSDISIGGANYLHPVKLEAQQQQQSQSALQATQFKFESFDDFAHLSPEEEQPDDEELLDYISSWQEQ, encoded by the coding sequence ATGGCAAGTGTGTGTATGACGCAAACGGgttaccaacaacagcaacatcactTTCAAATGTTGAACGGCAACATAATGTTGTTGcaaaaagcacaacaacaacagcagcaactgcaacaacaaacgaTCCAGCAAACAGCAGCGCtctaccaaaccaagaagcagcAAAGCATCGCGCCCGCACCCAAAGTGCTGGGCAGCAGCAATCTGCATAACATCCAAATGGGTCCGGGGGCTGGTGATGACCTGCTGCCACGCAAGAAGTACACCTACATGAATATGCCCTATGGCGAGCAGTTGCCGTCGGTGGCGCGTCGCAATGCGCGCGAGCGCAATCGTGTCAAGCAGGTGAACAACGGTTTCGCCAACTTGCGTCAACATCTGCCACAGACGGTCATCAATACATTGTCGCATGGCGGACGTGGCGCCAGCAAGAAGCTCTCCAAAGTGGATACGCTGCGCATTGCGGTCGAGTACATACGCGGTCTGCAGGACATGCTCGAGGAGTCGCAGCCCAGCTCAGCTAGTAATATGCAAGCGGGTACGGCGCTCTGCGATGAGTCCAGCAATGATGGCAGCAACTATGGCTACTCTTCCATGGGTAGTCCCAGCGATGTCGCATTTAACCAGCTGCAACGCTCCTATCACTCTGAGGCTTCGGTTTCGCCAGCGCCCAGCTACAGCGGCGACTCGGACATTTCTATTGGCGGCGCCAACTATTTGCATCCCGTCAAGTTGGaggcgcagcagcagcaacagtcaCAATCGGCTTTGCAAGCGACGCAATTCAAATTCGAGTCGTTCGACGATTTCGCACATTTGTCGCCTGAGGAGGAACAGCCCGATGATGAGGAGCTCTTGGACTACATTTCTTCGTGGCAAGAACAATAA